One window of Dermacentor andersoni chromosome 7, qqDerAnde1_hic_scaffold, whole genome shotgun sequence genomic DNA carries:
- the Pnn gene encoding pinin, producing the protein MAAVNVFSQLKAEFEAAQKSLKDVDETIKKLTGRDPEEFRNQARRPGGPAQGAAAEQGGRERFTKKPGVATGGPPAKRRNIGGPPLRTPIKAPAEDSGDEEELPRKGGVQSSVVAAPAKESLRTRREVSALQKGDRKCMERNRRMFGMMLGTLQKFQSEETKRKDQVQSQKRAEIEQKLEEAAEREKAELRKERQDLFLARRQKQQGLRRLELKLEVARLHEEAEARQRLLLNFIHTRTKPHIMFKPARHTPETQKRLKESQKRILAIIESRRAKVKEELDAIDELYHRENAHPGEEEEEEIHRDKENRGPAKDKSADEEQVAADGEGSVGDSSAEPADAAVEEPDRAGEKSDPTDGGEVTEQATASSEGAEPMDTTEPEEAAKEESAGDQAESAAAKEAAADPESAEGTEPSEDKSTAKADAAADAAPEEQAKAEEGAPKEETTPAAPEPPSINVLGDEKFEPIYDE; encoded by the exons ATGGCGGCAGTGAACGTGTTTTCGCAGCTGAAAGCCGAGTTTGAAGCGGCGCAAAAAAGTCTCAAGGATGTGGATGAAACCATCAAGAAGCTCACAGGCCGAGATCCTGAGGAGTTCAG GAACCAAGCTCGCCGTCCGGGAGGGCCTGCGCAAGGAGCTGCTGCCGAGCAAGGTGGACGAGAACGGTTCACGAA AAAGCCAGGTGTTGCGACAGGAGGTCCTCCTGCGAAACGGAGAAATATCGGAGGACCACCGCTGCG GACACCAATCAAAGCTCCAGCAGAGGACAGCGGTGATGAGGAAGAGCTACCAAGAAAG GGCGGCGTCCAATCTTCGGTGGTGGCGGCACCCGCCAAGGAGTCCCTGCGGACGCGTCGGGAAGTGAGCGCCCTGCAGAAGGGTGACCGCAAGTGCATGGAGCGCAACAGGCGCATGTTTGGCATGATGCTGGGCACCCTGCAGAAGTTCCAGAGTGAGGAGACCAAGCGAAAGGACCAGGTTCAG TCCCAGAAACGTGCTGAAATTGAGCAGAAGCTGGAGGAGGCGGCCGAGCGTGAAAAGGCGGAGCTGCGCAAGGAACGGCAGGACCTCTTCCTGGCACGGCGCCAGAAGCAGCAGGGATTGCGTCGGCTGGAGCTGAAGCTGGAGGTGGCCCGCCTG CACGAGGAAGCCGAGGCTCGCCAGCGACTGCTGCTCAACTTCATCCACACGAGGACCAAGCCACACATCATGTTCAAACCGGCCAGGCACACGCCGGAAACGCAGAAGCGGCTCAAGGAATCCCAGAAACGCATCCTCG CCATCATCGAGAGCCGACGTGCGAAGGTCAAGGAAGAGCTGGACGCAATCGACGAACTCTACCACCGTGAGAATGCACATccaggcgaagaagaagaagaagaaatccACCGGGACAAAGAGAACAGGGGGCCTGCCAAGGACAAGTCCGCAGACGAAGAGCAGGTTGCTGCGGATGGCGAAGGCAGCGTTGGCGACAGTAGCGCGGAACCGGCAGATGCAGCGGTGGAGGAGCCCGATCGTGCCGGAGAGAAATCCGACCCCACAGACGGTGGTGAGGTGACGGAACAGGCGACGGCCAGTAGTGAAGGCGCAGAACCGATGGACACTACGGAGCCCGAGGAAGCTGCAAAGGAGGAGTCCGCTGGTGACCAGGCTGAATCAGCAG CGGCCAAAGAAGCTGCTGCTGACCCGGAATCCGCGGAGGGCACCGAGCCGTCTGAAGACAAGTCGACCGCGAAGGCCGATGCTGCGGCAGACGCAGCACCGGAGGAGCAGGCCAAAGCGGAAGAGGGTGCACCAAAGGAAGAGACGACGCCGGCAGCCCCCGAACCTCCCAGCATCAACGTGCTAGGAGACGAGAAGTTTGAACCCATCTACGACGAATGA
- the Trs33 gene encoding trafficking protein particle complex subunit 6b, translating to MADDALFEFLFMEMTNSIYCHDDVAERDASVTKLEQIGFSTGYRLVERLTKDWPRFKTELDVIKFICKEFWSAVYKKQIDNLRTNHHGVYVLHDNKFRFLTQLSNNKQYIEMAPKYLAFTCGLIRGTLANLGINSVVTVEVTAMPACKFQVQAAQNS from the exons ATGGCGGACGAcgcgttgtttgagttcttgtTCATGGAAATGACAAACTCTATTTATTGCCACGACGATGTTGCGGAAAGG GATGCATCGGTCACCAAGCTGGAACAGATCGGCTTCTCAACTGGATATCGATTGGTTGAAAG GCTCACCAAAGATTGGCCCCGGTTCAAGACCGAGCTGGACGTGATAAAATTCATTTGCAAAGAGTTCTGGTCTGCGGTGTACAAGAAACAGATCGACAACCTGAGGACAAACCACCAC GGAGTCTACGTCCTACACGATAACAAGTTCCGGTTCTTGACGCAGCTGTCCAACAACAAACAGTACATTGAGATGGCACCCAAG TACTTGGCATTCACGTGTGGTCTGATTCGTGGAACCCTTGCCAACCTGGGCATCAACAGCGTTGTGACTGTTGAAGTCACTGCCATGCCTGCGT GCAAATTTCAAGTCCAGGCTGCACAAAACTCATGA